DNA sequence from the Malus sylvestris chromosome 10, drMalSylv7.2, whole genome shotgun sequence genome:
TGTGTATCATAAGACACCAAAGAAGCATGCACCTGCTCCAAACTTACTGTATCTTTTCCATGCAGTAAGGTTGTCACAAGATTTTCATACGAATCTGGAAGTGAGGTAAGAAGTAAGAGGGctttgtcttcttcctcaaccttAACATCAACTTTCCGCAATTGATCCAAGTATCCGTTGAACTCATTCATGTGGTCCATGAGATTCCCGCCTTCATCCATCTTTAGCTTGTACAGCTTCCGCTTCAGATGTAACTTGTTGGTCAAACTCTTAGCAATATAGAGTTTTTCCAACTTCTCCCAGAGTGCAGGCGCAAAATCTTCATCCATAACATTATTGATAATGTTGTCAGCTATACAGTGTCGAATTGTGCTAACACAACACGACTCCAGCTCCTCCCACTGGTCATCTGTCATTTCTTTAGGCTTCCCATCTTTTCCCTTCAAAGCTCTAGCCAAGCCTTGTTGAGTCAAGACATCCTTTACTCTCATCTGCCAGAGAGTAAAACTACCTTTCCCATTAAACTTCTCAACTGAAAATGACATGCTTGTAGTCATCATGGTGAATAACAAATCTGAACCGTCAATGAACCAAAGCTTCCAacaaagctctgataccaattgttgtgccttggcccgtttatcagtgcggaaacgagattcagattacaacctcaccaaatcacactcagttgaacagaataaaatacaagaaataaatacACCGAGAAATTTATGAGGTTCGACAAAAACCTGCCTACGTCATCCGAGAGAtgttgctcttcactatgaaaATAACTAGTACAAGATACACTTGAGTTAAATCGACATAACCCAAACCCCAATCCCTTTGTACCCTCACAGAATTTTACTAAGAGACTCACTCTCCCCAAgagtttctcactctcactctataTTTTTCTACCACCCGTTCTCATCCGAATGCACTCTCAATATAAGGTCACTCACACTCATATTTTATTCCCAACATCATGATGTCTTGAATAATCATTAAAGAAAAAGCACcaccttttctcttttcttacaATGATGATGTCTTTACTCATGATTATGTCTTTACATGATGATGTCCACTTCTTTGTTTAGTTTACAAGCCGAAACGCATTTGGATTGTGGTAGTCACCATGTCTTTAATTGTTGTCAACACATGACTTATAATTACTCACAAAtgtatgagccaaacacaacaaTCTTTGCCTCCAATTACCAAATGGCATGACAGTTTATCATTGTTTCAAATGTAGGCCCACTTTAGACCTCAATTATTTATAGGGGTACAATTTGGGTTGGGTCAACCTAAATTCGCCTATACCCACTCTAATTTTGAACTCAATCGGTAGGGTTAGAATGAACAAAAAATGGGCCCAAACCAACCCGATCATTTATTGGGTCAGGTTGGATTGATGCCTTGCCCACCATGTCAACCTAAGCCCAACTTGGTTTTGAGTCCAAATTCTCTCATGCACATATTACCCATCCCATTTCATATTGCATAACTTATGTATAGGATTTGGAATGAATAACATCAAGTTTATTGTCGGTTTTCATATAGATAATGAATAAGAGTGTTACTTTTACATTTCTTTTGGTTAAAGTATACGTCTTATAATTTAATTTCAACTTTGTATGGTTGATACATTAGAAATGGTCTCCAAGTTGGTCTAAATTCGAttcaattttgtgcatcaacaatgtgTAAATGCAATTTTAACTAAGATTGATGTtctttggtttaaaatttgaaaattcatgcACAATAAGATGTTATAAGATTGAATTTGATAAAAGTTGGGCGAATCCAGACAAAATCCGAGCAAGCCTGAATCCAATTAACCCTTGAACCGGACTAAACCACATGAATTTGAACCCAACTCGAACTCGAATTGTGAATCTAAAGACGGAGAATTGGAAAGAATTTAAGTAAAACGAAAATCACCACCACCAATGTATACCAGACTACTAATACAAAATCATGCGGAGAAAATCTTACACATAACTTTAAAGACTTGAACCGAtagtttaaaaggaaaactaatgaaaatgactttaaaactttaagttttaataataagaacaaaataaaaggtaaagtggaTAATATCAAGATTAatattttagtgtaaaaatgtaatttttcgttaaatttttttaatttaaatcgTTATGGTGGCGATGTACGTGAAGTCTCTCTCCTAAAAGACGGGTCGCCCAAAATTGATAGATAGACGACATGGCGAGATGGGCCGAGCAATAATTACCATATCAAAGAGTtagaaaaatcatcaatattGCAACAAGATAGAACACGACCAATCAGGACCATATACTTTTTTTCAAACAGTGAGATCGGATATACTATTTTCTGTTTTACTTACACAATCATACGTCTTCATCGACCCAACAACAAAACCTGTATTTCTTGAAACCAATGATGtgtttaaacaaacataaaattaaaccaagaataattaagaaaagaaaCAGCAATTTGTAAAGAGGAAGTCCAAATTGTCATTTTCAAACCAAGAGATTTGGAGTCATTTTTAAAATGAACcataaagttttaattttcttgtCACTTAATATTACAGTCTAatagtatttatttttattttagtgaAAAGTCTTATATTTGATTCTCATCAAAAGTGAGTattaaccacattattatggttGACCTATTGTAAGGCTTAGTATACTACTGACtcttgtagataatatcatttattaaaaaaaaaattctaattttcttattttatagcataaaatattaaaattaacgGGTTGATTGTTTGATAACCTTCATTAAATTGTTGGCACAGCGTGGGACAGGTCTTTGTATAGGGTTGCGTTGTCAATGTTTGCACAACATTGACAAAGGAATTAATTAGTTTTTGGAGGATTTgatattgaaaaaaaaccaaaagaagtAAACTAATACAATTTTAAATCCTCAAAGTGCaatatgagaaaattaaaaccaCGTggttcattttaaaatttatctaaaatgagagagagagagagagatttttttaCACTTGGAGTACAATCGGTACACCAAGTGTCTTTATTTAAGTAGAAGGaggatatatatttttaatatctttcacttatattatgacacgTGGTACATGACCTTAGGTTCTAAattacactacaaaatctctctaaCGTTGAAAATGTAAATTGTAGTTAGTCCTCCTATAATATAATAGGGATTTGGCTTCTCTGCTCTCCCAGTTCCCATACACTCTTATCCTctcctatttgtgcggtcacggttaagtcacgtcaacattttatatcactattgttttttgtcttattatctctataaaaaaattaatataaaatattgacgtgatttaactgtgaccgcacaaaataagaATGACTGAAAATGTATGGAAATTGGGAGGACAGAGAAGCCAGGTCATATAATAGACCATGGTCATCGTTTCCGTTCATCACATTGATTATACGTTATAAGTGGCATGGTATAGTATTGCAGACGACCAAAAAAGACGAAGATgctatgtacatatatattacACGTTGTTGGATGCTTTTTCATCTTCATCCTCTTATCTTCTAGTCTGCATTAATCGGACCCACATAACCATCGGATTTGACATTCACAGATTATCCTCACATACAGTCATATACTCAAACGGATAAGCATGATATTTGGCTAATATGTAGATCTAGCATTCGCATCGTGTTTTTTatgttcgtgtcatacccgatatcttaacgaatcgtgtcgtgtaacacccgttaaaataaacaggtaaaatgacccgacccgaaatcgatccgataatattaacaggtaatatgacccgacccattacctgttaaagaaaatatattttaaaccaataaataattaaatgaataacataatactaaataagtatatacataccatattgtcacatccaaaacataaaaacacaattttcttttaagtatattttcacttacctaaagtctttaatagttttttaattaatgtagaagtgtaaaaaaatataaaaaatatatataaacgctcgtattgacaagctttacaactttcatgaagagcttaacttcgaaattcgccactataatcatataaatcatagatcaaaatttaaccgttgattattgtttacatttacgcttcattgttctcatcaaattttgtttttttcagattttattttttgaaaacttgatctattagaggatgcaagaagatgaatGATTTAGattgttgatattatattcagagttttacggttagtgaaaatattgcttgatgtttataaagttctacaaactatatgatatcgactcatatttcagttaaccgtaaatatcgaaacgtgatatcaaagatcttaaccattcatcttcttacatccgccagatgatcatgttttcaaaaaagaaaattttaaaaatgaaattcagtaagaagaataaagcgtaaatgacaatcgattattaaatataaatttaaggtttatgaattatagtgttggatttcgaagttgaccccttcatgaaagttgtaaagtttgtcactatgagtgattatatatattttttacattttttacacttctacaataatgattattaattttattaatttttctgtcaaataaaaaacattattcttgaaggtttggaggattttaaaaatctaaacgataatgtaagtgtaaccattatctactcgtagaggaataatgatgaatcacgagtgtttatatattctttcacatttttcatacttgtatgtatatcttcttagttcttgcctatacaaatactatattagtttattttaattttggacaacatgttaagtaaaatttattctagtaatgataataaggaactctcataataaaaataaataatgaccgaaactttttttttaaaacttatatagaataataatacaaaactatatatttaatatagaaagtattgtatatattaatatggctattgtattttataataatttttttgtaattaaactttaaaattatcaaaataaattctTTCTTAACAGGTTGAAATGGGTTatccacgtgttacccgcgtgtatacccgttaagaacccgtcaCCCCATAATGACTcaataagttatcgtgttgacccaaaacccgttattttcgtgtcgttttcgtgtcgtgtcaaaaactgccGAGTCTACTAATATGTTCGCCTTAATCTAGGAATTGAATCCACTATAATTTAGTGTCCGTAACTTAGGGATCCACAAATTTAAGCCACATAAGTTGAATTCGATAGTTCTTATTAACTTATTTTGATGACTCACTTCCCACAAACCaacaattttaatattttccaTACAAATATATGGCTCAAATTTGTGAACCTCTAAGCTCTGAATAATAAGGTTCAGAGTAGATTTAATTCCCTTAATCAGGATATTAATCAAGATATCTCCTGTGGGTTTCAGACACTGGgattacatatatacatatacattcggttggagatagaGAGATACtggtgtcttttttttttggttgaaagaaCAATTCATAGAAACAAAATGGCACCAGGCCAAACAACAAACAGAGAGCTTCCCTGAAAGCCTAGGGAGCAAAGACGAAGATAAATAGGACACAATGTGACGCCATCCCGCAAGACACCAGCGTCATCCCATCTACCCGTGCAAAAAGAAACCCCACCCTTACAAAGGAGGACAAGGAATACCGTCTTTGTTCAAAATACCTACAAGCGAAGATGGAGGTCTAACAACCCAACCGAAGGCGTACATCTCCAGAGATATATTCCTCTCGACTAAATCCACCGCCCTATTTGCTGCTCGTGGAACCCACGACCAGGAGCATGATTGAAAACTCCTCCCAATCTCCAGAACACGGCTAAGAATTAGGAGAAGGTCCCAATCACAACTCAGAGAAGGAGAATTAAGGGATAGCATAATAACTTGCACATCCGATTCAATCACCACCTCCTGCAGTTGTAAATTTTTTGCCAGTAAACACCCTTCCAGAACGGCAAGAGCCTCCGCCATCTCAACAAAAGATGCATGCACCCTCACACTTCACACAGCGTTACAACCTAAATAGATGTCTCCGACCAAAATCCCAATATTACCGCATAGAGAGTTTCTCTTCCAACAAGTATCAACATTTATCTTCCTCCAGTTAACAGGGGGTGGAGACCACCGAACAGGTTGATACACACCACGAGCAAGGGTGATTCTGTCAGTAGCTGACGGTTGAATAAACGAAGAGGCCAACATAAAAGAATCCATGGCAGTGACAATAGCCCGAATAATTCTGAAAACTCATTGAAAATTGCATCACATTTGGCCATCCAGATAAACTAACACGAAAAGACCAGATAGGACATAGTACATTCGAGGTCCACCTTACTGCCCATATTTTGATTTCCAACTGAGTACAACCATTCACCCAAAGTTGTGACAAAGCTTTGATCAATCTGGAGGCTTAAATGACCATCTTTCCACACCCTAGATGCCCACGAGAAAGCAGAAGAAAATGCTCCACAATTTCCTTGCGTTATGTGTAAATGGGGCAAAGTAGGGAAATAGCATACCGACGTCGATACAGGTTGAGTTTGGTGGCACAAGCATCACGAAGAGCCCTCCACAGAAAGTTTCTCATTTTTGGAAGGGCTTTACAACTCCAAACCCAAACCCACACCCGAGGATTCATACTTCGAAAAGATGAAGGATGATCATTGTTCACCGTAGGGTGGCAGTTGTAACACCACCTATAACCAGACTTCACCGAAAATGAGCCATTCATTTCAAACGGCCAAATAAGTTTATCCGGTCTCCTAGCTGGCCCCATATGAATGTGTGAGATGGCCATTTGCTCATTCACAGAAACAAGATTAGACAGGAGATCAGTATTCCACTCCCTCGATACTGGATCAATAAACTCAACAACCATGCACTCTTTGTTTATATCCGTGTAAAAGGGAGAGGTAGGGTGCCCCTTAGGGATGCCCGGGACCCAATTATCCATCCAAAACCTAACCTCATGCCCTCCCAAAACCTGCCATTTAACACCCTGTAAAATGATATCCCTTCCTTCTAAAAGACTTGCCCACGCCCAATAGGCTCTACCGTCTTTCTTTGCTTCAAGGAAAGATACATTTGGGAAATACCTTGCCTTAAGAACACGCGCCCATAGAGAGTCGTGGTCATGAATCAATCGCCAACATTGTTTTATGAGCAAGTAAATGTTAAAATCTTTGAAGTTTCGAAATCCCATACCTCCTTCCCTTTTGGATCGACCCAGATCCTTCCAATTAATCCAGTGTATCCCACGAACCTTGTCAGTCCCCGCCCACCAAAACCTTGCCACAGCCACGTCAATTTCATTGCATAACGTAACCGGCAGTCGAAATACACTCATAGGATACATAGGAATAGCCTGAACAACTGCTTTGATAAGAACTTCCTTCCCCGCTTGAGATAAGAATCGCCTTTTCCAGCCATCAATTTTAGCCAAAACCCGATCTTTGATATATTGTAAAGTCTCCTGATTCGATCTCCCCCAAATTATTGGAATTCCCAGATACTTACAAGGATCCTTTACCTTAGGCATATTTAAAATATCACACAGCTCTAACGCCAATTGGGGCGAGATATTTGCTCCAAAATACACAACTGATTTATGGAGACTAACATGTTGActaaaagcacaacaatacaaCTGAAGAAGGGAAGACAAGTTTGTGCAATTTTGCTTAGTAGCCATAAGGAACATCAAGGTATCATCAACAAACAGAAGATGAGAGAGCACAGGTCCTGAATCTGAAATCCTTATTCCTTCTAAATAGCCCTGTTGAACCGCCCAATTAATCACAATAGAGAGAACTTCACTTATAGTGAGGAACAAAAAAGGGGATAGGGGATCTCCCTGTCTGAGACCCCTAGTTGGCTAAAAAGTTTTCCCCGGCCTCCCATTGATTAGAATAGCAAACTCCACCGTTTTGACACAGCGCATTACCATATCAATCCATCTTTGTTGGAACCCAAGTTGTCCCATGACAGCCTCAAGGAAATCCCACTCAACCCGGTCATAAGCCTTGTTCATATCAATTTTGATCGCTATTTCGAACTTATGCTTAGTTTTCCTCAacttaagaaaatgaaaaattttatGGGCCAAAATAATATTATCCTAGATTTGCCGACCTTGAATAAACGCATTTCGACATGGCGACATTATTTTCTCCAACATAGGTTTCAATCGATTTGCCAAAATCTTATATAGTACCTTATAGGCATAGTTACAAAGACTAATTGGCCTGAACTGACTAACACTTTTCGGGTTGGGGACCTTGGGGATCAGCGCAATATTGGTGAAATTTATCACAGAAGGGCAGCCATCGTCCTTTAGGCACTCATCGACAATACCATGGACTTCCGCCGCAATAATATCCCAATACGATTGGAAGAATATGCCTTGGAACCCATCTGGACCAGGCGCCTTTGCCCCTTCCATATTGAACATTGCATCTTTTATCTCAATGTCGAAGATAGGACTGCACATCACTTCATTCATGTCAATAGTAACCACCGGATCCATACATCCGAGAATATCCCCCTAATCGCGAAAACCATCAGATGTAAATAATTTTTTGAAGTGATCTTACACTGTCAATCTAACCCCGGTAGGACCCTTCATCTAGGAACCATCATTATTCCGGATTTGATTTAACTTGTTCCCACGGTGCCTAATGATAGTAGACTGATGAAAAAAGCCCATGTTCAAATCACCGGCCTATAATCATCTGATTCTTAATCTAGCTGCCCAATATGCTTCCTCTTGAGCTTCAAGAAGGTTAATAGTTTCCGTGAGCACTCCCATTTTAGTACTattttccatccaatttcgTTGGAGATGCCCAAGCTGCGAGTTCAACCTTTAAAGCTCAAACTTTCTGTTTTTGAATTTGGCATAGCTCCATTTCATCAGACCTTTTCTAGTGAAGTTCAACTTCAGTTGCCATTTTCTCACTCCCCTCTCGACACAACCCATATTCCAGCACCTTTCGATTGTCTCTCTACATCCCTCCTCCTTGCACCAAAAGGCCTCGAACCGAAATAACGGTTAATTTTGGAACTAGAGGGTCAATGTTAAGAATCAAAGGGCAATGATCAGACGCCCTAGCACTTTCATGGATAATCACTGAGTTTGGCCATCGAATCTGCCATCCTCCATTAATCAACCCACGATCCAACCTTTCTTTCACCAAACTTCCATTTCTAGTTCCCCTCCAAGTAAATTTAGGCCCCGAGAACCCAAGATCCACCACTTCCATATTGTTCATAAAAGATTGCAGAAATGTAGTCGTTGTCCAGTGTATTTGGCTCCCTCCAGATTTCTTATCATCTGTTAGTATTTCATTAAAGTCGCCAACGCAAATCCATGGAACATCCGTCAGACTCAGCTCCTCCAAGATCCATTACCAAAATTCAATTTTCTCATTTCTATAGGGTGTACCGTAAATCCACGAGGCATGAAACCACTCATCACCTGCGATCTGCATCTCCGTATGAATCAAATGCTTAGTAGACGACACCACTTTGACCTCCATACTATCGTCCCACCACAGACTCAGCCCTCCAGCTATTCCAACCGAAGGCACATCATACCCATTTACAAACCCCAACCGTATGCGAACTCTAATAATTATGTGGTTCTTCATTTTTGTTTAAGATAAGAAAACCACAGAGGGTCTATATCGTCTAATGAGCCCATGTAAGGCTCGAACTACCGTGTCCAACCCAAGACCACTGAGTTCCACACTATGTGTATCATGGCTGATTTGCGGCTGTTCCAGGCCAGCCGCCACCGCCACTGCCACAACATTTATTTGCTAACCTCTGTCCTCTCTTTTTTGCCTCTCCGTCCAAAATGTCCTCAAGATAAGGCCAAATGTTTTCTTCCTAAACTGGGACCTCTAACAAATTGTCCTCCAATAGAGCGCTTGCATCCTTCACCAGTTCATTATTCAAACCACTAGTCACAGCAGCATTTCCTCTACGTGCCCCCTCCTAGCATGTACACGGGCCCCTGTCGGTTTTTTTGTCCTTTTAGTCGGCCTTTAGGCTCTATTGCTACTTGCATTCCTCTTTAGGCCCATCCTTTGGAAGAGACCATCACCCTCCGTTTGACCCAATGAAAGGTTGCTTGGTTGCTGCACCATAACCAGATGCTGGCTCATCACCTGCTCTTGTTGATTTTGCTGCCTCTTATTTTCTATTCTCACCACAGGGTTTGTGATGTAGCCCCCTCATTGCTGCCCCTCGTCACAACCTTCGTCCCAATCCCCCCTCTTCTGCTACCTACCTTTCTCCCACCCATCTGCTCCCATTCACCTTCATTACTCATCCCCGTCATCTGTAATCCCTTAGTGTTGCGATCTCCTGACCCTCCACCTGAAGCATGAAAGGGGATATTTGCCGAAACCGGCATCACTTCAATTGACGACCCTCCCCCACTTCCAATAAAAACCCCCTTCTTCCACTTCCAACCGCCGCCATGCCTTCCTTTCCTATATTGTTGTTTCCCCTCCTACTCTGAGTCATAGTCCCTCCATCTCTACTAACCCATGCATGTCTCCTCCTTTCTTGAATAACATTTATCACCCTCGGGGTCTCCGGGACATCACGAATCATCCTAGTTCTAGTCCAATCACCATAGCCTGCCACATCTCCATTACCATCATTCCCTACTATTTGACACCCTTTTTTTTAGTCCTAACTAACTTTTCTAAGAAAATACTCAAAATGTAATTGCCTAAATTGATAAACTCTCAATACATACAACTAATCACAAATCATACGGGTCAAGTAATAATGTAATATTATAAATTAAAtattgttgcagtcatatttagaataggaatgtgatgaATATGGATAGGGAAGTTGTATAAGGGGAGAATATAAAGAGCAAGAAAGAAGCAAAAGTAAAGGGAGAAAAATTGCAAACTTCATGACAAAATACTCAAAAATTCAATtgcttaaaataataaagttcTGACTACATACTATTACTCGTAGATTATTCATATCAAATAATAGTATAGATTCTGTGATATAAATTTGGATAATACTTGTTTTCACCCCTTGGAGGGATCAGCTTGTTCCTCCTCTTTGACATGGAGCAATTATATCTTGTTTAATCtttcaaaatgaaaaaaaaaaaaaaaaaaacttcctatCTAAAAGATAGTTTttatgccacttagtactacgacttagtgatattcttcttcacttgtaagtgagaattcttaggttcaattctcatcaaaggagaatttgaaccatattattgctaacctattgtgaggctaagcccacccctcctcacttaatgtagataatatcgtttgttcaaaaaaaagaaaaatatagactTTAATTCTAATTGAAATGTTTATATCTTCagctaaaatattaaaaaggaATTCTCGACCAATACGATCCCAGCTAAAAGAACCTCCAATTTTTTGGATAAGCCCTGTAATAAAATGTGCCGCTCATTGCCCTCTCGACGAACAAATTAGATAGGAGTTTGAGCGTGAGGAATTTATATAAATTAAGGCTTTTAtttattccttttcttttaaaaaattaaacacgTTTAAAGATATGATTTATGCATATTAAAGAGAGGAATGATTTCATCCCCTTGGTGAGAACACAAATATTATCTTACAAATTTAgtgatctatatatatatatatataatagatagCACAAACATTAAGATCTCATAATTCAATgatgtatattatatattatatatatcttTTCTAACAAAAATACTACTCGTACCACTTATTTGTACTATCTTTATATCCACATGCGTTGGCGAGCCCTATTTCTATTAGAAATATAGTACAAATGATTATATAAATACGTGGTTAGTGTAACATTACTCATTTTCTAATGACGGAAAAGGGTATtttcaaaaactccatttttctatatattaatcaaaaagaaaagacaaagttAATCATAGAACGTTTATCTATTAATGGTATTTTTATATTcttcctaattaattaatttatttgtaggATATAAATACAAGTAGGTCTGTCAAGAATATGGATAGGAAAGTGCGATAAGGGGAGAACAGAAAGAgcaaaaaagaagataaagaaagagaaagtCTTTACCTAGCAATACAGCAACATAGCAATGGTGATTCAGAGACTGGAAATGTGCATGGATCTACTGAAACTGGCGTTCGAGCTCGTCCTCGTTATCGCTCAGGCAGTCGAGGTAGCTCTTCAGCACAACTTCTCTCCACAGCTAACAAGTTATTCATCTCACTATTCCACAGCTCCAGTTAATTTCGTTGGTTTTCTTCCTTAAATATATTCACCATTTGATTTCATCTCTTATTTCTGTAAAAAGATTCAGGTTGgcacgatatatatatatatatatttgttcttTTGGTTCATTTAATTGCTCCATTTCCTTTTTCCAGT
Encoded proteins:
- the LOC126584246 gene encoding uncharacterized protein LOC126584246, whose translation is MIRDVPETPRVINVIQERRRHAWVSRDGGTMTQSRRGNNNIGKEGMAAVGSGGSGDRNTKGLQMTGMSNEGEWEQMGGRKGDILGCMDPVVTIDMNEVMCSPIFDIEIKDAMFNMEGAKAPGPDGFQGIFFQSYWDIIAAEVHGIVDECLKDDGCPSVINFTNIALIPKVPNPKSVSQFRPISLCNYAYKLRKTKHKFEIAIKIDMNKAYDRVEWDFLEAVMGQLGFQQRWIDMGYLEGIRISDSGPVLSHLLFVDDTLMFLMATKQNCTNLSSLLQLYCCAFSQHVSLHKSVVYFGANISPQLALELCDILNMPKVKDPCKYLGIPIIWGRSNQETLQYIKDRVLAKIDGWKRRFLSQAGKEVLIKAVVQAIPMYPMSVFRLPVTLCNEIDVAVARFWWAGTDKVRGIHWINWKDLGRSKREGGMGFRNFKDFNIYLLIKQCWRLIHDHDSLWARVLKARYFPNVSFLEAKKDGRAYWAWASLLEGRDIILQGVKWQVLGGHEVRFWMDNWVPGIPKGHPTSPFYTDINKECMVVEFIDPVSREWNTDLLSNLVSVNEQMAISHIHMGPARRPDKLIWPFEMNGSFSVKSGYRWCYNCHPTVNNDHPSSFRSMNPRVWVWVWSCKALPKMRNFLWRALRDACATKLNLYRRRIIRAIVTAMDSFMLASSFIQPSATDRITLARGVYQPVRWSPPPVNWRKINVDTCWKRNSLCGNIGILVGDIYLGCNAV